Proteins encoded by one window of Electrophorus electricus isolate fEleEle1 chromosome 17, fEleEle1.pri, whole genome shotgun sequence:
- the LOC113571799 gene encoding solute carrier family 46 member 3: MKGLYFVEPIVAVYAFASFLLYPLVQQYVYRRLWQEITNTTYPVSDSSSQCGTNNSNHSNLHEEVQKAASLFSMYSDLSSMIPSLLVTLMLVTYSDRRGRKVTIVLPLVGSLVYCLSFLAVSLLELNLYLLIVASFVSALFGGVSTILGGCFSYVADRCESSEQKTLRMAGVDMVIGLLSGVALLSSGYFLRATGFNWPFFTSAVFQLFNLLYALFVLEESRVADGGTTGAGGVVRRLTFGIYELFARGGRKRTRLVVLLIATFCSFSFTNFGSLSVITLYELNEPLCWSEILVGYGSALSTAVFVTSFAGVAVLSRCLPNLVVVLIGMLSVCVSMVMMAFAKTTLMMFLVRLPMLLAIMPFPVLRSMMSKVVSKSEQGALFACLAFSENLSTNVASATFNTIYASTVAWFPGFSFLLAAGLCLIPLTLLGALRLFRLEDGCGTEGLLAEEEIPEPGSAPVA, encoded by the exons ATGAAGGGGCTGTATTTTGTGGAACCGATCGTCGCTGTATACGCGTTCGCCAGTTTTTTGCTATATCCTCTCGTTCAGCAATATGTGTACCGCCGCCTTTGGCAGGAGATAACCAACACTACTTACCCAGTGTCGGACAGCTCTTCCCAGTGCGGCACGAACAATAGCAATCATTCGAACCTCCATGAA gAAGTGCAGAAGGCGGCCTCTTTGTTCTCTATGTACTCGGACCTTTCCTCCATGATCCCCAGTCTCCTGGTGACCCTCATGCTGGTAACCTACAGTGACCGGCGGGGCAGGAAGGTCACCATCGTCCTACCGCTGGTGGGCTCGCTGGTTTACTGCCTGTCCTTCCTTGCTGTGTCCCTGCTCGAGCTCAACCTCTACCTGCTCATCGTTGCCTCCTTCGTTAGCGCCCTGTTCGGCGGGGTGAGCACCATCCTGGGTGGCTGCTTCTCCTACGTGGCCGACCGATGCGAGAGCTCCGAGCAGAAGACCCTGCGCATGGCTGGGGTGGACATGGTGATCGGCCTGCTGTCAGGAGTGGCTCTCCTGTCCTCCGGCTACTTCCTGAGGGCGACCGGCTTTAACTGGCCCTTCTTCACCTCCGCTGTGTTCCAGCTGTTCAACCTGCTCTATGCGCTCTTTGTTCTGGAGGAGAGCAGGGTAGCGGATGGAGGGACGACAGGCGCAGGCGGGGTGGTGCGGAGGCTCACCTTCGGCATCTACGAGCTGTTTGCCCGGGGCGGGCGGAAGAGGACCAGGTTGGTGGTGCTCCTCATTGCCACTTTCTGTTCCTTCAGCTTCACCAACTTCGGCAGCCTGTCCGTGATCACGCTCTACGAGCTGAATGAACCGCTCTGCTGGAGCGAGATCCTCGTTGGCTATGGCTCCGCCCTCTCGACTGCTGTGTTCGTTACCAGCTTTGCGGGCGTGGCCGTGCTTTCACGCTGTCTTCCCAACCTGGTGGTTGTCTTAATCGGCATGCTGTCCGTCTGCGTGAGCATGGTGATGATGGCCTTTGCCAAAACCACACTGATGATGTTTCTTG TGAGGCTTCCCATGCTCCTGGCCATCATGCCTTTTCCTGTCTTGCGCTCCATGATGTCGAAGGTGGTCTCAAAGTCCGAGCAGG GTGCCCTCTTCGCCTGCCTGGCCTTCAGCGAGAACCTGAGCACCAACGTGGCCAGCGCAACCTTCAACACCATCTACGCCAGCACGGTGGCCTGGTTCCCCGGGTTCTCCTTCCTCCTGGCCGCTGGACTCTGCCTCATCCCGCTGACCCTGCTGGG TGCTCTTCGGCTCTTCCGACTAGAGGATGGTTGCGGAACAGAGGGCCTCCTAGCAGAGGAGGAGATTCCAGAGCCAGGCAGCGCACCCGTAGCCTGA